ggaaaacaaaaccaaaatcctGGAACCTGTTGCTTTTGTAATACAAACTACTGAAAACAGATCTTGTCAAAATCTTCACTAATGGAAGATGGTTctaaaaatgttaagaaatatcTCAAAACTTATAGTATCTATGATTTGCTTTGAAGTAATTTGATGGGGGTGTGGTGACAAGATGGGTCAATGTACtactttcctagggctgccataacaaagtaccacaaacttggtggctttagacaacagaaatttttttgtttctggagGAAACAAGTTTTGGAGGGTAGTACTCAGGCTCACAGTGTTGGCATGACCATGTTCCCTCTGAAATCACAGAGGATGATCCTTGACTTTTCTAGCTTCTGATACTCCCAGGTGTTCTTTAGCTTGTGGCAGCGTAGTTCATCTCTGCCTCCACCTGCACATGGCATTCTCCCCTTGTGTTCTATGTACCTTCCTATAAGGATACTCATCGTATAGACTGACAGCCCATTGTGCTCCCATCCTACTCTTAACTGAATATGTCTGcagtgaccctatttccaaataaagccaTATTCTGAAGTACAGGAGTTAGAACTTTAACATCAGGTACAGAACATGTACTTTAACATGAGGTACAGAAGTTAGAACTTCTTTTGGAAGGGACACAGTTCAACTTGTAACAATTAGTATTAATAATTATTGAAGCTGGATGGCAGATAAGTTTGGCTCATCATAAAGAGTTAAAAACAATTGCTCttggaactgtattcaatatcttataataacctataatggaaaataatggaaaaatatgtaatatagtataaaatatgtataatgtatatgttaaaaaatataaaatcaatataatataggtagtaagaaatatataaatcacTTTGTCCATCTAaatctaatacaatattgtaaatcacctgtacttcagcaaaacaaaaactgctCTTAAAGCATGCTGGAACAGATATAGATCTGGTAATACAGATTATAAATCATTCTGATTTGCCCATGATAATTAAACACTGGTGTGTTAAAAAGTATTCTAGGACAGATGTACCTCTGGCAAAGAGGTACCTCAGTGAGAATAACGGTAATTTTATCACAGTTACGTATTTGCCTGTGAACTTTTTCTGAAGACTGAAGTTTGCTATTACATGGAATTTGACATACTTTTTCTTTATAACgtttatccttttttttctctttttaaaatcaattttgcaGAAGAAGAAATCTTGAATAAGAGCCTTGATGCAGAAGTATCTCCATCTGACTCAACAAGATGAAGCAGTAGTCCAGTCAGTTTAACTGTGATGCACTTAATTTGAAGCaatgacataaaataaaaactaatttgcAGTTTAAATACACATGGGAAGTGTAACTGTTTTTCAAAGTCTAAAAAAGTCTTAAATAATGCCTGTTAGCCTTTTCTACTGTTTTTAGGTAAGGAGAATATGTTTGGATTTTCTTGCTTTGTATGGATAGGGGGTTGAACTGTGAAGTATTGGAAAGCAAATATCAAGTTATGTGAAGccattttggtttctttcttgagattctttatcatttgagctacccaggaagccagaGTAATATTGTAAGCATGAAGTAAATGACAAGGTAGTAGGCTAATTTATTATGTCCTAATTCAGTTAATTAACATAAAGATGAGTAGTTTTTGATGTAATTTTATCAAGTGGTTTACTTAATAGCTATTAgatatatgatttttctttttagggAAATAACTTCTATTAAGTGAGGAGAGTAATGTATAGTCAAAATGACAAAGTTTAAGTTTGGGAAAGCTCTAAAGAGGCTTAATGATTATTCAAGTAGGTTGGTTCTGAAAAATGATGTTTGATAGAATAAAGTGCCTGTGATGATAGTGAAGACTGGggtagaaagaaaaaagtggacGATGACTAGATATTTTTGAGGGACAATAACTATAAATCCATTCAGTGGATTGTATAGCAGTTTTATGTTTAGACTAATTTAGACTTTGAGAATTTAACTCTAGTGTTTtatttgaacagaaaaaaaaaaattagtgtgtaTTTTTTGTTGGAGGGGCACTACTTTTGGGGGAGCTAATTTGTATTGCTACTTTCCTCCTCAAAAACCATCAGTTCCCCAACTGCCTATAGAACAGCTTCAAATTAACTTGAAAAAACTGAATTTGgggttaaataacttgttcagTGTTACACAGCTAAGTCGGTGATGAAGCTAGGGTTTAACGCTATTTTCCTTCCTTAATAAATCAACAAGACCTCAGAACTAAAAGGCCAAGGTGTAGGATATGGCTGCAGGAGTGGGCTTTCTGGACTTTAAATGGGAGTCAGATGTGAGGTCTCTTGTATAGTGTCCTGCCTGATTTAGTCAGGCCTCCCAGCCAAGAGAAAGGCTTGTCTTTAGCATTCAGGTGAATATATGCCATTACCCTCTGTGAACCAGGAGGTTAAGTACATGCTGGAAGGGTTATAGCACCTACAGCACCCCTGTGTCTAATGCCAGCTCTTAACCATCGCAGCTTTGTCCATTTGCCAAGAAACTGGCCAGAAGAGGAGAAAAGTTGAAGGAGAGAGTTCTGGAAGTAGTTGGGCTTAATAGTTCATCTTTCATGACTAATTTTGgcttattttcttttgtgttgctTGTTTGATCCAAGTTTGAAGGccaggcatgtgtgtgtgggtgtgtgtgagaaaagacataagaaaaacacatataATTACTCTATTAGCAGTGGAAAAGAAAGTGGAAGAGAAAAGCTTCTCCTCAGGTGGCATATTCTTTTATTAGTTAATAGAACAAATAGGGATTCTGCAGGTCTACAAGCAAACTGTTCTTTAGTCTTAAGAAACCCAGTACTGGTAAGCTCAAAATTAATATGTTAAGGAGAAGGTGCAGCTCTCATACTAGCATCTACAAATTGCCAGGGCCATTCCTAGATACTTaatatgtgtgcatgttaagttgcttcagtcatatctgactcctggtgaccccatggactgtagcccaccaggcttctctgtccatgggattctccaggcaggaatactggagtggattgccattccctcctccaggggatcttccccacccagggattgaacccgagtctctcacgtctcctggattggcaagtgggttctttaccactagcaccacctgggaaacccagatacTTAATAATATGTATTAGATACTTAATAATACAAATTATATCAATTAATTCTTAAACCTCTGTAAGATAGTGATATTGtacctattttatagataatgatACCAAAGCTAGGGACCTTCTTTAAATGACTTGTCTAAGATGGACTCAAGAAATTACCTGGGATACATCTTAAAAAATGTGGATTCTGTAGGTCTAAAATGAGGATTAGAAATTTCCGCTTTTAAATATGCTTCCCTGATAATTGTTAGGCTTAATAAGAAACTTGAGAGTCAGTGCCAGGGGATATAATTCGCCTTTAGTCCTGGGGTTTCTTAAAGAAGCTAGGTACACTATTCACACCATACCGCTTTATAGATCTTAGCTGTTTGATAAGGAAACtgtttggcagaaagtgaagaactaaagagcctcttgatgaaagtgaaagaggagagtgaaaaagttggcttaaaactcaacattcagaaaactaagatcatggcatctagtcccatcacttcatggcaaataaatggggaaacaatggaaacagtgaccgactttatttttttgggctccagaatcactgcagatggtgactgcagccatgaaattaaaagatgcttgctccttggaagaaaagttatgaccaacctagatagcatattaaaaagcatactactttgccaacaaaggtctgtctagtcaaagctatggtttttccagtggtcatggatggatgtgagagttggactgtgaagaaagctgagtgctgaagaattgatgcttttgaactgtggtgttggagaagactcttgagagtgccttggactgcaaggagatccagccagtccatcctaaaagatcagtcctgaatattcattggaaggacttgatgctaagctgaaactccagtactttggctgcctgatgtgaagagctgactcattggaacagatcctgattctgggaaagattgaaggtgggaggagatggggatgacagaggatgaggtggttggatggcatcaccgactcaatgaacatgagtttgagtaggctcctaaagctggtgatggacagggaagcctggcgtgctgcatgcagTCTTTGAgattgcaaagggtcggacatgactgcgtgactgaactgaactgaactgaatggaagctGAAGCTTACAGTAAGTGTAGGCCCTAAATTGCTGAGAATCTGAAGATCAAAATATCTCTAGATATTAATGGATTTACAAAAACCACATTGTTAAATGAGTCATACCTGGGATAGGCTGAGAGTTTTTGGCattcttccctgtcctttgtATGCTAGTTGTATAAACAAAAGTATATTAAATCTGTCACTTTCTTGTAAACCATTTTGATTATGACTTATTGCTTTTAGTCTCTTCCTTGTTTGTTATTGCCTGCATACATGCCTTTTGTCCTTAAGGGACTGCTTTGATCATACCATtttgtttaaaatggaaaaaccactggaaaaaccattaaaaTGGTAATTCTagaattgaattaaaatttaaaggcaTACAAGGTTCCCTCCATAGATTCATCTATTCCCCCTTCCACTATGgtctcccctctttttttttttttttttttactaaagtgCTTTGGTCAGCATGtgtctttaaaaatcttaattcacAATTTTGAACCTGGAACATCCTAGTTTCATCTCCCAGCTTATCACAATTATATTTGtcctttagaaagtgaaagtctcttagtcttgtctgactctttgcgaccccatggactatacagtccatggaattctccaggccagtataccgAAGTAGGTagctgtccttctccaggggatcttcccaacccagggattggacccaggtctccctcactgcaggcggattctttaccagctgagccaccagggaagccctttgtcctTTAAGGTTCAGAACAAATCTCACATTCACCTTAAAGTCTCTTTCCTTATCCATTTTCCTGTCCCTTCTCTAAAAttccctatgctgctgctgctaagtcgcttcagtcgtgtcctactctgtgggaccccatagacggcagcccaccaggctcccccatccctgggattctccaggcaagaacactggagtgggttgccatttccgtctccaatgcatgaaagtgaaaagtgaagtcgctcagtcgtgtccggctctcagcgaccccatggactgcagcccaccaggctcctctgtccatgggattttccaggcaagagtcctggagtggggtgccattgccttctccaaaatcccCTATAGCTTATGCTAATCTTTGTTCacttagtattttttatttattgcttttattatgttttttcatGGTTGTGATTTCTCCAGTTGTATTGATTAAATACACATACACCtatgtagatgtgtgtgtggggtgtgacCATACATACTTCTTTCTTAGCTGATACGTAAGTATTGgaattgtttcctttgccttctgtATGATGGAATTAAAGTAATGGTAAAGAGGGAGGGCTACTTTATTGCTATAAGAGTACTTTTTCTCATTACAACAGAATGTACTTTTATTCACTATTCATAAGATGAAGGTGTATAAACTGACTTTTGTATTAGTATGAAACTTCAGATAATgcctgttgctgctaagtcacttcagtcgtgtccaactctgtgcaaccccatagatggcagcccaccaggctcctccgtccctgggattctccaggcaagaacactggagtgggttgccatttccttctccaatgcacacatgcatgctaagtcacttcagtcatgtccaactctgtgcgaccccatagacagcaccccaccaggctcctccgtccctgggattctccaggcaagaatactggagtgggttgccatttccttctccagtgcacacatgcatgctaagtcatttcagttgtgtctgactctgtgcaaccccatagacagcaccccaccaggctcctccatccacaggattctccaggcaagaatactgcctaTATGTCCTAATTGTTTTAAATGCTTAAAGAGGACAAGCAAAAAATATTGCTCAACGTGAAAACTGTTATCAAGTGGAATAAAAACTATATCAtgttaaagaaaatcaatttgggggaatttaattgaaaacaaaaatacaagtaTTTTGAAACCATTCTTTACCATGTATTTTGTAACCATGATCTTTGGAATTTTAATCCTTGAGAACTATATAAAAGGAATCactattttttcccctaagtatactaaaataaaatttaaggacATTTTCCTTAATGTAAAAGTATTTGCTAAAGTAAAATTCTCTTTCACATTAAGTTGCCAATATATAGTTGATACACCTTTTTTCTTATGCACTATCAATGTCAAAGCCACAtcctaaatttaaaatatctgtgaGTCCTCCATGGGACtatttgtaaatgttttacaTACTACAGTTTTGAATAAACATAGCACCTAGCTCTAGAGTATtaaatgtggaatttaaaatgacttttaaaagtaCATCTATACTATTAGTTTAATAATGTCTCAATAGCTTCTTGCCCTTCATAGGTAGGGACCCTGTTATCCACAGTTGCTGCTATAAaggatttaataaatgttaaataacttTATAAAGGTTTGGAAATTCCCTATCACTTACATTACATGTCTGTATATAGAGATAatgcctcatttgtaaaatgagaggtGAGAAGAGGTGTTTTGTCTCTAAGATATTtagatttcatttaaaacaatATATGAGGCAGCTGAAACAGGGCATTTTaggtcttttttatttctctatatcACATTGCCAACTCAAAACAGGAACCTTAGAATTCTTCCCTGAAAGTATGTAATCAAAGAATCGGATTGAAAATTATTCAATTTGCAGATAAATACAGATGGGAAAGTGATCTTGCCCAAGGCGAAACACTATTCTTTAAGAGAAGTCACTTACTAGGCTTCAGTTTACACAATCTATGAAATTTGGGAAATTATATGAAGGAATAATGTATGGCTAAAATGCTAGGATTTTTATGATTAACTTTTTTGTCAATGGAGGAAGTAGTGGCATGTAAGGGGCAAGGATCTGCAATTTCACTGCCTAAGTTGCAGCTGTATGACCTTAATAAGGTCAtggcagttttctcatcttttaacAGAGATAAAAGTAATCTGCCTTACAAATTATGGTTAGATAAGAAAATGCACATTAAGTCTTTAAGAATACCTGGGATTTAGTAGGTAGCTCCTATTTTGCCAGGCTTCACACATCCAGTAATTTGGCAGTGGGGGGAAGAATGGTTCAGTAGGTAGTATTGGCAACTGACACATTAGTATGTGCCAGGCCCTATTCTAAATGCTTTCCATATTGTTTTAATCCAAAGAAGCAGTGCTATTCTTatccacattttacaaatgagggaacaaacagtaaaataaagTACTTTGCTCAGTTCATGGAGATAGTAAGTGAAGGCACTAGAATACTAGTGCTAGAATACTAACTCAGCTCAGGTGATAAAGCTCCAGAGACCATTCTCTTAACCACACTGCTGCAGTTGCTAAGTAACATCCTTAAGGCGATGGGGGAGCCAAGATAACACAATTAAATTTACCAGTTAAGCAATACCTGTGGGCAGTCAGAATCTACAGCTTTAATATTATCCACcttcaaattatttcaaataagacCATATTTTAAACTGCtaacaacaaatgtttattcatGATTGAAGCCAGAAGAATTTATAAACGCATTTTAATACCTTGCTGATAAAATAACATTACATCTTTGCAACCTTGTAAGCAATACAGAAGATATTGTAAAGGCTTTGTGTATCTACTATAACCAGGTAAtcagaacacacatacacacatacaccaccaCCCACTTTAGTGTTACCCCATACCAACTTTTCAGAAAGGCCATCTTTAAAGCTCTACTGGATAACTGAGTaaatagagtccaaaagactggggagaagggaagaaagatgaaaatgatAAGCAGCACACATTTCAAAGCCCACTTATAAGCACACGACATTATGAATATTGAAAAacaaggggtggggggaaggcaaTTAAGCATTTTCAGAGAGCGTATTTTGGCAATATTCAACGCATAAGGAGGCTGTGCTTGGGACCATCCACTCTCTCCAGCTTCTCAAAGTGTTTCCTGGCATTGCGAATGTTGATCAGAGTAGCCGCAGAAGGGATCGACGGATCCGACATAACCACCATCACGTACGTGTTTGATGTGAAGATGTCGATGAAAGCAGCGAAGTTAGAATTCCTAACTTCCATGCTCTGGAAAGAAGCGGCCAATTTACTGCAGCTCAGCTTGAACTGCTTAATTATGTTGCTGATCTTCTCGAATCGGTGGACATCACGCTGCTCTTTGCACTGGTAATGGGAGATGACCAAGAACGTGGCTCTCTCGAACAGCAGAACTTCATCGGCCTCAATAATCTGGGCAAAATTCCTGAGATTCATCTCCAGCTGCTGGACATTTGGAATCAGCTGATAGACAATACTGGACCAGGCTTTGTAGAGCGTTTCATCCCAGATGGATGTTCGAAAACAAGCACACTCCAGCGGGCGAGACAAACGCCTCAGGTCTTCCTCTCGCTCTTTAAAAATCAGGTCACGctgatcttcctgaaccagatcCATCTTGTGCACCAAGCAGAAGATTTTGGCATCAGGAGAGTTCTGGAGGATGGCCTCCAGACACGACTGGTAATAATGCATGTCCTTTTCCAGTTCGCGGCTCTCCACGTCGAACACATAAATCAGAACCTCGACATTACGGAAGATGTTGTCTCGCTGGCTGGTGAAATAATTTTCCATGAAGGTGTCCTGACCGCCACAGTCCCACAGATTCAGCACTAGGTTGCCCAGGAATCGGACGTGGGAGTGCTCCACATCAATGGTGGCACCCAGGCGCCGGGTGTCGCGAGCGATGTAATTGGCAAAGATAATCGACCTCATGCTGGTCTTCCCCGACCCGCTCTTCCCTATTAACAGCACCTTTTTCTTCATGGCTGTATTTGGCATCACCCGCCGGAGCTGCCGCGGACTGGGCCTCTGGGCGCGGCCTAACTGCAGCGCAGACGGAGGGAGGGGGGAGCCGGGGATTTCCGGGGCTCAGCCGGCTGGGCCGCGCCTCTGTACAGCTGGGGAAGCCGAAGGGCCGAGCTCGGCTCTGGGAAGGGCCGCGTCCGGTGAGCTCTTTCCCTGGGGAGAGCGCCACGGGGCGGACGGCTGCAGCAGCTCCGAAGAAACGAGCGCCTTCCGGGGAGAGAAGTCTCTGAGCCTCCGCAGCCACCCACTTCCGGCGGCGATCTCGCGAGAACCCGCGCTCTCGAGCGTCGCTGCCGGAAGAGCTTTGAAAAACCGCTCTATTAATGAGACCCAGTACAAACCACCCGAAGGAGAGATTGGAAGGGGAACACAGGACTCGGGTGTTCTGTTCTCCTATTTAAACTGAGCTTACGGTCGCAAAATTGTACGTGCGTGGGCAGTTGGGAGAATTGCTGCCACCTCGTGGCCGGAAAAAGCACAGCACCCCACTATGGGCGGTGTACTTTTGGGTGGTTTTAACctcctggcaacccactccagtactcttgcctggaaaatcccatggacagaggagcctggtaggctgtagcccatggggtcgcaaagagtcggacacgactgagcaacttgactaacctcccctggagtaggaaatggcaacccactccagtattcttgcctggaaagtcccatggacagaggagcctggagggctacacagtccttggggtcgcagaagagtcggacgcgactaatcgactaaacaaaaacaatgtgGTGAGAGCACCTTAAACCTACTCTCTTAGTAAATTTCCAGCATTCAATACAGTGCTGTTAGTCATCGTGTTGTAGGTTAGATCTCTAGACTTATTCTTCGTGCGTAACTGCAACTTTGTATCCTTTGACTATTATCTCCCCATCACCCTCGTTTCCCCTACCTGGTAATAATTATTCTTTCTGCTGCTAtgtgtttgacttttttagattctaaagataagtgagatcatgcaaagtttttttctttttatgtctggGTTATTTCACTCAAGGCTGATGCCCTCCAGTTTCATCCCTGGTGTTGCAAATGACAGGATCTCCGTTTTAAAGATTGAGTAGTATTCccgttgtatatatgtaaatcaccatttcttcttttttttcaacgtaaacatttttcttttgtttttatgattaaaacaacatatcttcattttctgaaccaATAAGAgtattttctaacaccatattcTACAAGTGGATATTGACATGCATTTTAGTTAAAATATATCAACAAAAGAATTCCTGCTGGAAGTTGAACATTTtggggttttcagttcagtcgctcagtcgtgtcggactctttgtgaccccataaaccgcggcatgccaggcctccctgtccatcaccaacttttggagttcacctaaacccatgtccattgagttggtgatgccatccaaccatctcatcctctgttgtccccttctcctcctgccctcaatctttcccagcatcagggtcttctcaaatgagtcagctcttcacatcaggtggccaaagtattggagtttcagtcccagcaatgaacacccaagactgatctcccttaggatggactggttggatctccttgcagtccaggggactctcaagagtcttctccaacactacagttcaaaagcatcaattcttcggtgctcagttttctttatagtccaactctcacatccatacatgaccactggaaaaaccatagccttgactagatggacctttgttgacaaagtaatgtctctgcttttcaatatgctgtctaggttggtcataactttccttccaaggagtaagcgtcttttaatttcatggctgcaatcaccatctgcagtcattttggagcccagaaaaataaagtcagccacttttcccatctatttgccataaagtgatgggactggatgtcatgattttagttttctgaatgttgagcttaaagccaactttttcactctcctctttcacttttatcaagaggctctttagttcttcactttctgccataagggtggtgccatctgcatatctgaggttttagTATTCAGTTTATTTAAGTTCTTCTAGTACTTACATTGGATTATGGTGATTCCCCTCAGCCCCTTTCCACAGTGTTATTGAACTATGACATTGTATTGATATTCATTTTAGCTGTACAGCCTaataatttgatatatgtatatcttaccaactgattaccacagtaagtttagttaacaccCATCCCCTCACATGGTTgcaattttttcttgtgataataacttttaagatctattccttttagcaaatttcaaatacacaatattgttaactatagtcaccatgattGACTATAACTATTTAGTTAACAATGCATTACATGCCCAGACTTATTTATGTATAACTGGGAGTTTGTACTTTTAGACCACTTTCACCCACTTTTCCCACCTCCTAAAACCCCACCTCTGGCAACAACCAATACGTATATATGAGTTtagatttttagattccacatatagatgAGATCATGTGTCGACTTATTTAACTTAGTACAAGGCCTTTAAGGTCTATCCTTGTTATTGCAAAAGGCAggattttcttcatctttatggCTGAATTTCCACTCTCCTTGATATTTATTGATATATTAATAtcaatcatattttctttattcattcatccttcagtggacacttgggttgattccacctcttttttccttttttgacaagttgtgtggcatgagggatcttagttctctgaccagggattgaacctatgtccctgcattgggagtgcagagtcttaaccactggactgccagaaagtCCCTGATTCTcacttcttggctattgtaaataatcttGCAGTGGACATGAGGGTGCGGATACCTTTTTGAGatagtgattttcttttcttttactatgtacctagaagtagaatttctgaATCATACGAcaattctattttcaattttttgaagaacctcgaGACTGTTTGCCACGGTGGCTgcactgatttgcatttccatcaacagtacaagggttccttttctctgtatcctcaccaacatttgacATTTGTGGTTTTTCTAGTGATATCCattgtaaggtgatatctcattgtagttttactATGTATTTCGCTGATGATtaacgatgttgagcatcttttcgtatgcctgttggccatctgtatgtcttctttgggaacatgtctatttaggtcttctgccccaTTTAAAAAagtaggttgtttgtttttttgatgttaagttgtatgagctcAACATAAGGGGTTAgtattttgggtattaaccccttatcaatcatataatttgcaaatgattgtctttttgttttattgatagtttcctttgctcagctggtaaagaatctgcctgcaatgccggagacctgggttttatccctgggttgggaagatctcctggagaagagaaaggctacccactccagtattctgacctggagaattccatggactgtacaggccatgggtcccaaagagtcagacaagtgactaagcaattttcactttcactttcttgtacaaaagcttttgagttttttttgtttagt
Above is a window of Bos indicus isolate NIAB-ARS_2022 breed Sahiwal x Tharparkar chromosome 8, NIAB-ARS_B.indTharparkar_mat_pri_1.0, whole genome shotgun sequence DNA encoding:
- the RRAGA gene encoding ras-related GTP-binding protein A, which gives rise to MPNTAMKKKVLLIGKSGSGKTSMRSIIFANYIARDTRRLGATIDVEHSHVRFLGNLVLNLWDCGGQDTFMENYFTSQRDNIFRNVEVLIYVFDVESRELEKDMHYYQSCLEAILQNSPDAKIFCLVHKMDLVQEDQRDLIFKEREEDLRRLSRPLECACFRTSIWDETLYKAWSSIVYQLIPNVQQLEMNLRNFAQIIEADEVLLFERATFLVISHYQCKEQRDVHRFEKISNIIKQFKLSCSKLAASFQSMEVRNSNFAAFIDIFTSNTYVMVVMSDPSIPSAATLINIRNARKHFEKLERVDGPKHSLLMR